One genomic region from Gammaproteobacteria bacterium encodes:
- a CDS encoding glycoside hydrolase family 3 C-terminal domain-containing protein produces MTLEEKAGQLLMPWMLGDFAPAGSEDFERMAEAVRDDGVGGVIVSVGSPSEVAAKINNLQSLAKYPLLVGADLESGAGYRMRGAVYLPNDIELGGATLFPSLMAVGATGDDSLAWEMGRVTAVEARAVGVHLPFAPVLDVNNNPDNPVIATRSFGEDPAEVARLGSAFVRGLQEHGAVATGKHFPGHGDTGVDSHVDLPVIRVDRERLDRVELRPFRAAVDAGMGAVMSAHVSIPSVTGSVSMPSTLSPAVLSDLLRGEMGFEGLIVTDAMNMAAITRRFGARDAVVRALEAGADIILMPENPRAARESLVAAVRSGRVSEARLDRSVARILELKERMGLDRERYTDIFGIHRKVGIPEHVERATEIAEASITLLRNDRNLLSLRGTRTANVLSVTYRARNNLLAGRYFNTRVRETYRRLRTAYLDSGVVDSEYDRLLARASRSDLVIVSAYVAAARTDGRPNLPEPLSDFVEALADRRVPHIVISFGNPYLLSDVPEAQAYMLAWSASEVSQIAAARALFGEIPIRGRTPTGLPSLFDIGDGIQLPVRGR; encoded by the coding sequence ATGACCCTCGAGGAGAAGGCGGGCCAGTTGCTGATGCCGTGGATGCTCGGCGACTTCGCGCCGGCGGGCTCCGAGGACTTCGAGCGCATGGCCGAGGCGGTGCGCGATGACGGGGTCGGGGGCGTGATCGTGTCGGTGGGCTCTCCGTCGGAGGTGGCCGCCAAGATCAACAACCTGCAGTCGCTGGCGAAGTACCCGCTGCTGGTGGGAGCGGATCTAGAGAGCGGGGCCGGCTACCGCATGCGCGGGGCGGTCTACCTGCCCAACGACATCGAGCTGGGCGGCGCCACCCTGTTCCCGTCGCTGATGGCGGTGGGCGCCACGGGCGACGACAGTCTGGCCTGGGAGATGGGCCGCGTCACCGCCGTCGAAGCGCGCGCCGTGGGCGTCCACCTCCCCTTCGCGCCGGTGCTGGACGTCAACAACAACCCGGACAACCCGGTCATCGCCACCCGCTCCTTCGGCGAGGACCCCGCGGAGGTGGCCCGGCTCGGCTCGGCCTTCGTGCGCGGGCTTCAGGAGCACGGCGCGGTCGCTACCGGCAAGCACTTCCCGGGCCACGGCGACACCGGGGTGGACTCCCATGTGGATCTGCCGGTGATCCGGGTGGACCGCGAGCGACTGGACCGCGTCGAGCTGCGTCCCTTCCGCGCGGCGGTCGATGCCGGCATGGGCGCCGTCATGAGCGCGCACGTCTCCATCCCCTCCGTCACCGGCTCCGTCTCGATGCCCAGCACCCTCTCCCCCGCGGTCCTCTCAGACCTGCTGCGGGGAGAGATGGGATTCGAGGGCCTGATCGTGACCGACGCCATGAACATGGCCGCGATCACGCGCCGGTTCGGGGCCCGCGACGCGGTCGTGCGCGCGCTCGAAGCCGGCGCCGACATCATCCTCATGCCCGAAAACCCCCGCGCGGCGCGCGAGAGCCTGGTCGCCGCGGTCCGCTCGGGCCGCGTCAGCGAAGCGCGCCTGGACCGCTCGGTGGCCCGCATCCTCGAGTTGAAGGAGCGGATGGGGCTCGATCGCGAACGCTACACGGACATCTTCGGGATCCATCGCAAAGTCGGGATCCCGGAGCATGTGGAGCGGGCTACGGAGATCGCCGAGGCATCCATTACCCTCCTGCGCAACGACCGCAACCTGCTCTCGCTGCGCGGAACCCGCACCGCGAACGTCCTCTCCGTCACGTACCGCGCTCGCAACAACCTGCTCGCCGGACGCTATTTTAATACTCGCGTGCGCGAGACCTACCGCCGGCTGCGCACGGCGTATCTGGACTCGGGCGTCGTCGACAGCGAGTACGATCGTCTGCTCGCGCGCGCCTCCCGCTCGGATCTGGTCATCGTATCCGCGTACGTGGCCGCGGCCCGCACCGACGGCAGGCCGAACCTGCCCGAGCCCCTGTCGGACTTCGTCGAGGCGCTGGCGGACCGGCGCGTGCCGCACATCGTCATCTCTTTCGGCAATCCCTACCTGCTCTCCGACGTCCCCGAAGCCCAGGCCTACATGCTGGCCTGGAGCGCATCGGAGGTCAGCCAGATCGCCGCCGCCCGGGCACTCTTCGGGGAGATCCCCATCCGCGGGCGCACGCCCACAGGGCTCCCGTCGCTCTTCGATATAGGAGACGGGATTCAGCTCCCCGTCAGGGGCCGATGA
- a CDS encoding DUF1343 domain-containing protein — MRQSRVGAGLVAVGAILLGANLIVRGGGDPAVDASGGIAAQVAGETRPGIEVLLADSIHLVEDRRAGLVTNHTGIDRQAVSTIDLLHGDARVELVALYSPEHGIRGEAEAGELVDSGTDPSTGLPIHSLYGATRKPTPEMLEGVEVLLFDIQDIGARYYTYVYTMALAMEAAGEAGIPFVVLDRPNPIGGVEVQGNVLDPAFASFVGMYPIPMRHGMTPGELARLFRGEFGVEAELGVAPLSGWSRGDWFPDTGLPWVAPSPNMPSVESARHYPGTCLFEGTNLSVGRGTPIAFQQIGAPWLDGEALAANLNGYGLAGVRFEAVRFVPENPGDGKHGGVEVGGVRLVSTDPGYDPTEAAVAALIEAAALSGDLWEWREAAFDRLAGTDRLRLAVDAGASMQEVRAAWQPDLDEFLQVRERYLQY; from the coding sequence ATGCGACAATCGCGGGTCGGTGCCGGCCTGGTCGCCGTGGGCGCGATCCTCCTCGGCGCCAATCTGATCGTGCGCGGAGGGGGCGATCCGGCCGTGGATGCTTCCGGCGGCATCGCCGCGCAGGTGGCCGGCGAAACCCGCCCCGGCATCGAGGTTCTGCTCGCGGACTCGATCCACCTGGTGGAGGACCGCCGCGCCGGGCTCGTCACCAACCACACGGGCATCGACCGTCAGGCCGTCTCCACCATCGACCTCCTGCACGGGGACGCGCGCGTGGAGCTGGTCGCACTCTATTCTCCCGAGCATGGCATCCGGGGCGAGGCCGAAGCCGGTGAACTCGTGGATAGCGGGACGGACCCCAGCACGGGGCTGCCGATCCATTCGCTCTACGGAGCGACCCGCAAGCCGACGCCGGAGATGCTGGAGGGCGTCGAGGTGCTCCTCTTCGACATCCAGGATATCGGCGCGCGCTACTACACTTACGTCTACACCATGGCGCTGGCGATGGAGGCGGCCGGCGAAGCCGGGATCCCCTTCGTGGTGCTGGACCGGCCCAACCCGATCGGGGGCGTCGAGGTGCAGGGCAACGTGCTGGATCCTGCGTTCGCGTCCTTCGTGGGCATGTACCCCATCCCCATGCGCCACGGGATGACCCCGGGCGAACTGGCGCGTCTTTTCCGGGGCGAGTTCGGGGTGGAGGCGGAACTCGGCGTGGCCCCGCTCTCGGGATGGAGCCGGGGCGACTGGTTCCCGGACACCGGGCTTCCCTGGGTGGCGCCTTCGCCGAACATGCCTTCGGTGGAGAGCGCCCGTCACTATCCGGGCACCTGCCTGTTCGAAGGGACCAACCTGTCCGTGGGCCGGGGCACGCCCATCGCCTTTCAGCAGATCGGAGCCCCCTGGCTGGACGGGGAGGCGCTGGCCGCGAACTTGAACGGTTATGGCCTCGCGGGCGTGCGCTTCGAGGCGGTTCGCTTCGTGCCGGAAAACCCCGGCGACGGCAAGCACGGCGGAGTCGAGGTGGGAGGCGTGAGGTTGGTCTCCACCGACCCGGGATACGATCCCACCGAGGCTGCGGTGGCGGCGCTTATCGAAGCTGCGGCGCTCTCCGGCGACTTGTGGGAATGGCGCGAGGCCGCCTTCGACCGGCTTGCGGGCACGGACCGCCTGCGGCTGGCTGTCGACGCGGGGGCGTCCATGCAGGAGGTGCGCGCCGCGTGGCAGCCGGACCTGGACGAGTTC